In Pseudomonas nunensis, a single window of DNA contains:
- a CDS encoding CobW family GTP-binding protein, translating into MLQNIPTHVIAGPLGAGKTSLIKHLLAQRPAHERWAVLINEFGQIGLDAALLTQDADGIALGEVAGGCLCCVNGAPFQIGLGRLLRKARPDRLFIEPSGLGHPAQLLRQLSEAPWLGVLAVQPCVLVLDAQAIAAGKALPAAQQEALNSAGLLLLNKSQGLDDEDRQRIKALLPMRPLYWTQQAVFPLSELPGLEARGVAGVDNLVVPKGLAQMPAIWTDPAFPICLSQDQEGGWSIGWRWHPSQMFDSALVTLWLESLAWRRAKLVIHSGEGWVSANAVDNSALAWQPSEWRQDSRIELIFSESQDVDELQNGLARCRYVRGV; encoded by the coding sequence ATGTTGCAGAACATCCCCACTCACGTCATCGCCGGCCCCTTGGGCGCCGGCAAGACCAGCCTGATCAAGCACCTGTTGGCGCAGCGGCCGGCGCATGAGCGCTGGGCGGTGCTGATCAACGAGTTCGGCCAGATCGGCCTCGACGCCGCGCTGCTGACCCAGGACGCCGATGGTATCGCACTGGGCGAAGTGGCCGGGGGCTGTTTGTGTTGCGTCAATGGTGCGCCATTCCAGATTGGCCTCGGGCGGCTGCTGCGCAAGGCGCGGCCGGATCGGTTGTTTATCGAGCCTTCCGGGCTGGGGCATCCGGCGCAGTTGCTGCGCCAGTTGAGCGAGGCGCCGTGGCTCGGGGTGCTGGCGGTTCAGCCGTGTGTGTTGGTACTGGACGCCCAAGCGATTGCGGCCGGGAAAGCGCTGCCGGCGGCGCAACAGGAGGCACTGAATAGCGCGGGTTTGTTGCTGTTGAACAAGTCGCAAGGTCTCGATGATGAGGATCGCCAGCGGATCAAGGCACTGCTGCCGATGCGTCCGTTGTATTGGACACAGCAAGCGGTTTTTCCGTTGAGCGAATTGCCGGGGCTTGAGGCTCGAGGTGTCGCGGGTGTGGATAACTTAGTCGTCCCCAAAGGCTTGGCGCAGATGCCGGCGATCTGGACTGATCCCGCGTTTCCGATTTGCTTGAGTCAGGACCAGGAGGGCGGCTGGAGTATTGGCTGGCGTTGGCATCCGAGTCAGATGTTTGATTCGGCACTCGTTACGCTGTGGCTTGAAAGCCTTGCCTGGCGGCGTGCGAAGTTGGTTATCCACAGTGGCGAGGGTTGGGTTTCAGCGAATGCGGTGGATAACTCGGCGTTGGCGTGGCAGCCGAGTGAATGGCGGCAGGATTCGCGGATTGAGCTGATTTTCAGTGAGTCGCAGGATGTCGATGAACTGCAGAATGGTTTAGCCAGGTGCCGATATGTGCGCGGTGTTTGA
- a CDS encoding DUF1826 domain-containing protein: MLTLNPVAAGLLAKASARTPRQHHGANPKVLTKILHDDANLAVWQRQLPVHIADFASLLLSMNEPLAEALSLEMLTEDAEPNLRGLASSFSDLEGYEGFITDVSWLVSAFACLLDAKRVGLRLRVLDKAMCPRFHVDHVPVRLITTYVGIGSEWLKEGAMDRRQLGNPEAEPPSSIQQINSGDVALLKGEKWHGNEGFGLIHRSPQPAPGERRLILTLDWLS, translated from the coding sequence ATGCTCACACTCAACCCTGTGGCAGCGGGCCTGCTCGCGAAGGCGTCCGCTCGTACACCACGCCAACATCACGGAGCCAACCCGAAAGTCTTGACAAAAATCCTCCACGACGACGCCAATCTCGCCGTCTGGCAGCGCCAACTCCCGGTGCACATCGCCGATTTCGCCAGCCTGTTGCTGTCGATGAACGAGCCCTTGGCCGAGGCGTTGTCCCTGGAAATGCTCACCGAAGACGCCGAGCCAAACCTGCGCGGATTGGCTTCTAGCTTCAGCGATCTGGAAGGCTACGAAGGCTTTATCACCGACGTGTCCTGGCTGGTCAGCGCGTTCGCCTGTTTGCTCGATGCCAAGCGCGTTGGCCTGCGCTTGCGGGTGTTGGACAAGGCCATGTGCCCGCGCTTCCACGTCGATCACGTGCCGGTGCGGCTGATCACTACCTACGTCGGCATCGGCAGTGAGTGGCTGAAGGAAGGGGCGATGGATCGTCGGCAACTGGGCAATCCCGAGGCCGAACCGCCGTCGTCGATCCAGCAAATCAACAGCGGCGACGTGGCGTTGCTCAAAGGCGAGAAATGGCACGGCAACGAAGGCTTCGGCTTGATCCACCGTTCGCCGCAACCAGCGCCAGGCGAGCGACGATTGATCCTGACCCTCGACTGGCTGAGCTGA
- the pdxY gene encoding pyridoxal kinase PdxY — protein sequence MKRTPHLLAIQSHVVFGHAGNSAAVFPMQRVGVNVWPLNTVQFSNHTQYGQWAGEILPPHQIPELVEGIAAIGELGNCDAVLSGYLGSAAQGRAILTGVARIKSINPKALYLCDPVMGHPEKGCSVPTEVSDFLLEEAAAVADFMCPNQLELDSFSGRKPQSLFDCLAMARALLARGPKAVLVKHLDYPGKPEEVFEMLLVTAEGSWHLRRPLLAFPRQPVGVGDLTSGLFLARVLLGDSLVAAFEFTAAAVHEVLLETQACASYELELVRAQDRIAHPRVRFEATPISL from the coding sequence ATGAAACGTACGCCCCATCTGCTCGCCATCCAGTCCCACGTGGTGTTCGGCCACGCTGGCAACAGCGCCGCGGTTTTCCCGATGCAGCGGGTCGGGGTGAATGTCTGGCCGCTCAACACCGTGCAGTTCTCCAACCACACGCAGTACGGGCAGTGGGCGGGTGAAATATTGCCGCCGCACCAGATTCCCGAGCTGGTGGAAGGCATCGCCGCGATTGGTGAACTGGGTAACTGCGATGCGGTGCTGTCGGGCTACCTCGGCAGTGCGGCCCAGGGTCGGGCGATCCTCACGGGCGTGGCGCGGATCAAGTCGATCAACCCCAAGGCCCTGTATTTGTGCGACCCGGTGATGGGCCACCCGGAAAAAGGTTGCAGCGTGCCGACCGAAGTCAGCGATTTCCTGCTGGAAGAAGCGGCCGCCGTGGCGGACTTCATGTGCCCGAATCAGCTGGAGCTGGACAGCTTCTCGGGGCGCAAGCCGCAGTCGCTGTTCGATTGCCTGGCCATGGCGCGAGCGCTGCTGGCGCGTGGGCCGAAGGCGGTGTTGGTCAAGCATCTGGACTATCCCGGCAAACCTGAAGAGGTTTTCGAGATGCTGCTGGTGACCGCTGAAGGCAGCTGGCATTTGCGTCGGCCGTTGTTGGCGTTTCCGCGTCAGCCGGTGGGCGTGGGGGACCTGACGTCCGGGTTGTTCCTCGCCCGCGTGCTGTTGGGTGACAGCTTGGTGGCGGCGTTCGAATTCACGGCGGCAGCGGTGCATGAGGTGTTGCTGGAAACCCAGGCCTGCGCCAGCTATGAGCTGGAACTGGTGCGGGCGCAGGACCGGATCGCCCATCCTCGGGTGCGGTTTGAAGCGACGCCGATCAGTCTCTGA
- a CDS encoding acyl-CoA thioesterase gives MEPGNAQLSMTVLMTPDMANFSGNVHGGTLLKYLDEVAYACASRYAGRYVVTLSVDQVIFREPIHVGELVTFLASVNYTGNTSMEVGIKVVTENIRERSVRHTNSCFFTMVAVDDQRKPATVPPLQPQNSEDKRRFIQAQQRRQIRQELEKRYQEIKGDA, from the coding sequence ATGGAACCCGGAAACGCCCAACTGTCGATGACGGTATTGATGACTCCCGACATGGCCAACTTCTCTGGCAATGTCCACGGTGGCACCCTGCTCAAGTACCTCGACGAAGTGGCCTACGCCTGCGCCAGCCGTTATGCCGGCCGCTACGTGGTGACCTTGTCGGTGGATCAGGTGATTTTCCGCGAGCCGATTCATGTCGGCGAGCTGGTGACCTTTTTGGCCTCGGTCAACTACACCGGCAACACCTCGATGGAGGTGGGTATCAAGGTCGTGACCGAAAACATTCGCGAGCGCTCGGTGCGCCACACCAACAGCTGCTTCTTCACTATGGTCGCGGTGGATGACCAGCGCAAACCGGCCACCGTCCCGCCGCTGCAACCGCAGAACAGTGAAGACAAGCGCCGCTTCATCCAGGCCCAGCAGCGTCGGCAGATTCGTCAGGAACTGGAAAAGCGCTATCAGGAGATCAAGGGCGACGCCTGA
- a CDS encoding DUF3301 domain-containing protein: MLTLGNIFVLMLLATGAAWLWHNHGLRERALERVKQHCAKLEIELLDGNVALKKIGFIKDANGRRRLARVYNFEFTVTGETRHTGTITQFGAHSAQIELAPYPMPFDDTPPVVEVVKPRGEVIEMSQWRQEHTKWRP, from the coding sequence ATGCTGACCCTCGGAAATATCTTCGTGCTAATGCTGCTGGCCACTGGCGCCGCGTGGCTGTGGCATAACCACGGTTTGCGCGAGCGTGCGCTGGAGCGGGTCAAGCAGCATTGCGCCAAACTCGAAATCGAGTTGCTCGACGGTAACGTGGCGCTGAAAAAAATCGGTTTTATCAAAGATGCCAACGGCCGTCGACGTTTGGCGCGGGTGTACAACTTCGAATTCACCGTGACGGGCGAAACGCGTCACACCGGGACGATTACCCAGTTCGGTGCGCACAGCGCGCAGATTGAGCTGGCGCCTTATCCGATGCCGTTCGACGACACGCCGCCAGTGGTTGAAGTGGTGAAGCCGCGTGGTGAAGTGATTGAGATGAGCCAGTGGCGACAAGAACACACGAAGTGGCGTCCTTGA